The DNA segment CCTGTCCCGGTTCCAGGCAACCATGAATTTTATGATTAACCTTAACACAGGGAGCCAGTGCGCAACAACCAATACAGGCAACGGTTTCAAGGGTATATTCCATATCTTCTGATGTTTCACCCTCTTTTAAATTGAGTACTTCCCCTATTTCATCAACTATTTGTGGGGCCCCACGAATATGGCAGGCAGTGCCACGGCATATTGTTACCGTATTTCTTCCCAAAGGTATTAAACGAAACTGGTTATAAAAAGATGCTACGGAATAAACCTCACCCAAAGTAATTGTTAAAAATTCAGCTATTATCTGAATCGCTTCCTCGGGAAGATAACCATAAATTCCTTGTGCTTCCTGCAAAATGGGGATCAGTTCGCTTCTCTTTCCTGAGTAAAATTCCAAAGTTTCCTTGAGAGCTCCTGCGCTTTCTTCTCCCATAATCATTCCTCCTGAACTAAAAATAATATATCACAAAAGCAAAATTCGAATCCGATTACAAAAAACCAGAGAACCGGTAAATTACAAGAAATTCCGCTGTTTCTGATATCTTAGATAAATCATTATCTTGGAGCAAAATATAAAGCTCAAGCAAGACAGACCAGATAGGTTTTTTAAGCTTAAGCGGTTATAAATGTCAAGATAAAAGAATGCTGCCACAACTATATCTTTTTAAAACATACAGTCTCATATCAAGGGGCGAACAGTGTAAAAAAACCTTTGTCCATATAAGCTGATAAATGTCATTATACTGAACGGGTAAAATGGATTATTGCAAAATATTATTAATTGG comes from the Pseudomonadota bacterium genome and includes:
- the nuoE gene encoding NADH-quinone oxidoreductase subunit NuoE, translated to MGEESAGALKETLEFYSGKRSELIPILQEAQGIYGYLPEEAIQIIAEFLTITLGEVYSVASFYNQFRLIPLGRNTVTICRGTACHIRGAPQIVDEIGEVLNLKEGETSEDMEYTLETVACIGCCALAPCVKVNHKIHGCLEPGQAKGLFNIAPRVESN